Proteins from a genomic interval of Diceros bicornis minor isolate mBicDic1 chromosome 34, mDicBic1.mat.cur, whole genome shotgun sequence:
- the LYPD5 gene encoding ly6/PLAUR domain-containing protein 5 has translation MEVPRAILLGLLGAALCLMGTQTSESNVSQALQCYSFQHIYFGPFDLSSVKFPNVSCLHGCSEAVMSLDTGYRSSVTLVQKGCWTGPSTGQMQSSDHALPPDYSVVRGCATDLCNADLMNHDTIPNLSPAPNPPTLSGVECYACVGIHPADCSPEKSRRVQCHQDQSVCFQGNGQMTVGNFSVPVYIRTCHRPSCTIMGTTSPWTNIDLQGSCCEGNLCNRDSVTQPFATMSASAPPLAPQVPALLLMVPLLVGTLGGALRLSS, from the exons tgtCCCAAGCCCTGCAATGCTACAGCTTTCAACACATCTACTTCGGGCCCTTTGACCTCAGTAGCGTGAAATTCCCCAACGTGTCCTGTCTCCATGGATGCTCTGAGGCGGTCATGTCCCTGGACACTG GGTACCGCTCCTCGGTGACCCTGGTACAGAAGGGCTGCTGGACAGGCCCGTCCACGGGCCAGATGCAGTCCAGCGACCACGCGCTGCCGCCCGACTACTCGGTGGTGCGCGGCTGCGCGACCGACTTGTGCAACGCCGACCTCATGAACCATGACACCATCCCCAACCTGAGCCCAG CGCCCAATCCGCCGACGCTCAGCGGCGTCGAGTGCTATGCCTGCGTGGGGATCCACCCGGCGGACTGCAGCCCGGAAAAGTCCAGACGAGTCCAGTGTCACCAGGACCAAAGCGTCTGCTTCCAGGGCAATGGCCAGATGACTGTCG gcAATTTCTCAGTCCCCGTGTACATCAGAACCTGCCACCGGCCCTCCTGCACCATCATGGGCACCACCAGCCCCTGGACCAACATCGACCTCCAGGGCTCCTGCTGTGAGGGGAACCTCTGCAACCGGGACTCCGTGACCCAGCCCTTCGCCACCATGTCGGCCAGCGCCCCTCCCCTGGCACCCCAGGTCCCGGCCCTGCTCCTCATGGTTCCCCTACTGGTTGGCACTCTGGGAGGCGCCCTCCGGCTCTCCTCATAG